TGATGCGCCAGCAAATATTATTTCACTTATAATTACAATCTTAGTGGGGCTTGTAGCGTTACTTACGGGCTTTATAAAAAAATTGAAAGAAAAAATGCAAAGCTTTATTGGAAAAAATATCAAAAAATATATTACAAGTGATAATGAATCTTTAGAAGAATAATAGAGGAAATGAAATATTATATGAGAGGAGATTTAATATGCAAAAAGACTTTCATTATGATGTTATTTATGTTTTAGCTACGTGGGCAGGCTTTAATCCCGATGAGGCTAGGATTCTAGCCTATGCATCTCAATACGTTGATGATGCCAATAATTCAGGGCGGATTAAATTTAGTAATGGTGCAAGTTATACAAGGACTAGTTCTGCGCATGAATCTTTCGATGTAATACATAACGCTGATGACGTAGAAAATCGTAATGTGTGGCTTCCATTTCATTTTTTGCCAGGAAACGGTGGTCATCCTAAAGGAAAGGGAGAAGATATTTCCTTGATTGAACGTATTATTTGTACGCCAGATAGTTTTGTAGCACGAGAAATGGTCAAGGAAGCAATAAATAATTGTGATAAGCCTTATGGACTGCATCGTTTTGGTATTGCTATGCATACTTATGCAGACACTTGGGCTCATTGGGGCTTTGCAGGAGTGAAGGATGGTGTAAATAAAGTCAAAGAAATATCCAGAGAGAATGAGGAAGGTGTGTTTGAACTTCTTGATTTGGCTCAACAGGCGGAGAGTCAAGCCATTGGAGAAGCACTACCAGTTGGTCACGGGCCTGCATTGCATAATCCAGATTTGCCATTTTTAAAGAAGTGGAAGTTTAGTTTTATTGAAGATTTGAATCGTGGGGAACAAACATATCCCAATACCGATTTTTTTCTCAAGGCTGCTGAAAATATTATTAAATCTATGAGAGCTTTCATTGATTATAGACAGTCACATGTGCCATTAGCGGATGACTTGTCTGCTTTGTTCGAAAAATATTCTGGTTTAACGAATGAGCAGAAAGCTATAATTGAAGATATTTTTATTAATGTCAAAGACGAAGAAGAAAATAAACGACACGAGATATGGAGAGATAAAGCGCAAGGAGGTGAAATACCCGGTATAAGTAGTATCCCATCTTACGCAGCAAAAAATGAAGGTTCATGGAAATTCGATGCAGTAGGAGCAATCGGAGAGAAGGATACCCTTGGTGATATATTTGAATATGACTCTAATTTTATTAATAGTGACTGGAAGAAGTTTCACGATGGACTGCAAATGCAGCGGAGTTATATTCTATTAGAGTTACTTCCTTCTTACGGAATTTGTGTTTCTTGAGAAAGAATATAAGTATTACATGTATAATTTCCTAATGTTAATTTAGCTCATATTGAATTTGAAAACTTCTTGTACAACTTGGTATAAGCAACTTGATGAGCCCTCTCTACACAAAGAGACGGGCTCTATTTCTATTTCAGGAGGGGTTGCTGTGCATGATTTGTTAAAGGTAGTGTCAGTATTATGTTTGGCTATATGGGAGTATTTTGAAAGAAAGGGGCAAGATAGTGTCAAGGAATGTTCGCAAAAACCATCGCACTCCGAAATAGCTAAGCGCTTTTGCTCAACTGTTGTTGAAGTTCAGTGATAAGCATAGGATTTATATAAGAGCGCCCGCTAGACCAGTCCTCGCTATATTCGATAAGATAGCTGGTCACTAGGCGAATGTAGGAATCCATACTTGGGAAAATGCCTACGACTTTAGTGCGACGGCGTATTTCCCTGTTTAGCCGTTCCAGAAGATTGGTGGATGCAATTTTGCGAGCGTCAATTTGCCGGAAATTGAAGAATTGAAGGGATTCTTCCAACCCTTCTTCCAAAGTGGCAATGGCTTGCGGATATTTGCCTTCATACTCGTTCATGAGCCAATTGGCATACTTTTTAGCGCTGTCATAGTCTGGTTGAAGCCAAATCTGTTTTAACTTTTCTGCAAAGAATTTCTTATCTCTACTGGAAACACAACCTAAAATGTTACGCATAAAATGAACCTTGCATCGTTGCCAGGAGCAGCCGACAAAGGACTCGCGGACCGCTTTGACCAATCCCTTATGAGCGTCGGATACCACTAGCCAAACTTTCTCTATACCACGTTCTTTAAGGTTATCAAATAGCTTGGTATACGTAGTAGCTGACTCTTCATACATCGGTTCGACAGCCAAAATGTCGCGCTTGCCTTCTGTATTAATGCCTGTTACTACCAAGACAGCCATGTTTTTAACTGCGCGATTATCGCGGATTCGCTCGTAAAGAGCATCGACCCAAAGCACTGGATACGTGGCGTCCAGCTTGCGCTGTCGAAATGCCTCCACCTGCTCGTTTAGTTCTTTAGTAAGGACTGACACCTGCCCCCGCGAGATCGACTCAATTCCCAAGGTTTTGGTCAGCCTATCCATTTTTCGCGTTGAAACGCCATTGACGTATGCTTCTTGGATTACGCTCATTAAAGCGGCTTCCGATCGCTTCTTGGCTTCAACAAAGAAGGGAATATAGCCGCCATTTCTAATTTTGGGCACCATTAAATACATCGTCCCCATTCGTGTGTCGAAGCGGCGAACCCGATAACCGGAGCGATATCCTTGGCGCTCTTCACTACGCTCAGATTTTTCAGCGCCAAGCTTTCCTTCTACTTCGGCTTCCATAAGCCGTTCACAGAGCCATTTGAGCATCGATACCATGGGTTCTTCGTCCAACACAAATTTCATTAGCATTTTTTCGAAAGGTACGGTAGAATTTTGGTAAGCCATCGATTACACGCTCCTTTGGGTTTGCTAGCACTTACCTTTTCGGAGTTTTCGATGGCTTTTCCTTTTTCACTTTTGCGAACTTAATTCTACGCTAGGGGGTGCGGACAAAAAGTTGGACTCGGGTGGCATTCTGAAAGGGGCAAGAAAAATGTATTCAGAAGGCCAGAAAAAACGAGCGATAGCACTGTATGACCAATGCAAATCCGTGACTAAAGTTATCCAACGCTTGGGGTATCCAACAAGGCAGGCATTATATAACTGGATAACAGAAAGAGATTTGCCATCTAGAACAAAGGCTTCAAGGAGGCAATGGAATAACAAACCAGATCACCCTAGGCATCCACCAGTGGAGCTTAAGTTGGCAACAATTCATCGTTGCTTCGAACTTGGCGAAAACGTACAATGGGTTTCAGAAGAGATCGGTTACAGCAGAGCAAGTATCTACAATTGGCGAAAGGCGTATATTCTGAAGGGGGCTGCGGCACTCATGAATAGCGGTGATGATCCACGCGGTAAATTGTCTGAGGGTAAACCCACTTCATCCAAGGAAGTTGAGCAGCTAAAAGCCCAGATGCAGGACATGCAAATGGAAATAGATATTCTTAAGGAAACTTTAGAAGTACTAAAAAAAGACCCCGGCATCGATATGACAACACTCAGAAACCTGGAAAAGGCAGTGATTGTCGATGCCTTGAGAGATAAATATTCACTGCCTCTTCTACTGCGAAAACTAAATTTATCCAAAAGCAGTTATTACTATCAACATAAACAGGCATCTGCCCCAGATAAGTATGAAGTATTACGACTCCATATCAAAGCATTGTTTGCGGAGAACTCTCGGCGATATGGTTATCGCCGTATTCATGGGTGGCTGGCAAGAGAAGGTATCCATATTTCTGAAAAAATCGTTCGCAGAATCATGTCCGAGTGTGGACTTATTGTCGAAAGCAAAAGAAAGACTAAAAAATACAACTCCTATAAAGGTGAAATCAGCCCTGCCGTTCCCAATGTAATCAAACGCAATTTTCATGCTGATGCACCTAATGAAAAATGGCTGACTGATATAACAGAATTCGCGATCCCCTCCGGAAAAGTATATCTTTCACCTATTGTAGATTGCTTTGATGGGATGCTTGCTGCATGGAAGATTAGCACAGTGCCGGACGCCAATCTCGTCAACGGCATGCTGGACGATGCCGTCAGCATTTTATGTAAGAACGAACAACCATTAGTGCATACTGACCGTGGATGTCATTATCGTTGGCCAGGTTGGATTTCTAGAATGAAAAATGCTGGTCTTCAACGCTCCATGTCAAAGAAGGGGTGCTCTCCAGACAACTCTGCTTGTGAAGGTCTGTTCGGACGTTTGAAAAATGAAATGTTCTATAATCGTAACTGGTCCGGTGTAAGCATTCATCAGTTTATCGAAGCCCTTAACAACTACTTAATCTGGTACAATGAAACAAGGATTAAAACATCACTGGGAAATAGAAGTCCATTGGAGTACCGACGAAGTCTTGGATTGGTTGCTTAGGGTGTCCAAGATATCGTCCGCACCCCCCTATCTCTCAAAAGGGGTGTGCATTGAACCTTGCCGTTAAAAGATAATTGTCAAGGAAAAAACAGCCCACCCGAAGGTGAGCCGTGGTTTTAAAATATTATGCTGTAACTTCCGAACCGTTTTTAAACCTGAATGTCATCGTGCCATCCTGAGCCACCGTGGCGGTATCGGTGACAGCCATAATTTTTCGTCAAAATCGGTGATGACAAGGGGGCGGCTTTTGATGTCCTTAATAAAACCATCGATGGTTTTTGCCTTGCCGATTCTTTCGCGCTTGGCAGCTTCCAATTCATCTACACGCTTCGTGGCTTTGCGGTGGCGCTCAAGGTAGGCATTGTTGCGCTCTGCCCATTCTGATTGGTTGACGGCGGTTCTGGCGCTTTCTAGGATAGCTTTGCGCGATAGCTCGCTTACCACTTCAATCTCGCGTAACAGTTCAACAAGTTCGGCGTCAATCGCAGACGTGTCGCAGAGGACGCCCTGCGCCAGCCGGCAGTCTTCAATCAGTCCGGCTCGGCTGCTCATCATCTTATTGAAAGCGACGAGGAAACGGGCTTTAATTTCGTCTTCGGTTAGGTGGGGCGTTTGGCAGCCGTTGCCGGGCTTGTCGAGCCGTTTATACTTGGCATTACACCGCCAGATTTCTTTGCGATACGTTTTATCACTCTTGTAGCTGCCCCATACCTTTTTGCCGAAATGTCCTCCGCAATCGGCGCAAACAAGTTTTGAGGAGAATATGCTCGTGGTGCTTGTAGGGAGGCCAAGGCTTTTTCTTCGCTCAAATTCAAGCTGAACTGCATCAAACTCATCAGGCTCGATGATGGCGGGATGGCTGTTCTCGACATAGTATTGCTGCACCTGGCCTGTGTTTTTGACCATCTTTTTAGTGAGAAAGTTAGCGCAGTAAGTCTTTTGCATAAGGGCATGGCCTTTATATTTTTCATTCGTCAGTATGGACTGCACCACGGTCGCTTGCCATTTCTTTTTACCGGCGGGTGACGGTATGCTATGTTGTTCGAGGTGTTTGGCGATGGCAGAGAACTGTTCGAGGTGTAGCTCCTGCATTCAGTGCGATAGTAGCGCAAGTGCGGCGCAAGTCGTGAAGTTTAGCATCACGCAATCCCGCCCGTTTAAGGAGCTTCTTAAATTGCTTGCTAATTGTGTCGGGGTATAGCGGAAGGTCGTTTTGACGTGGAAAGACCAAGTTTTGCTCAAAGTAGTGTGGAGCAATAAGATTACTGGGGGTTGATATAATTTAAGGTTGCCAATACCGTTAATGGATTGGCAACCTTGATTTTGGTGCCGATATGATGTAACTTTCGTGCCATTCTTAAACCGGAATACCATTTTGTTGTCCTAAGCCATGATGAGTGTGTTACGATGAAGGGATGTGTTATAATTATATGCAAATAATTGCGCTTTTTTAACTAAAAACTTAAGAGGTGAGTAAATGAGTCAGGAAATAGACAAAATTATTTATTCCATGATCCGTGTATCTAAAAAACATGGGCAGAAGGAAGTCCTCAAGGATATTTCGCTCTCTTACTTTTACGGAGCAAAAATTGGTGTTCTGGGTCTGAACGGATCCGGTAAAAGTTCGCTCCTCAAAATACTGGCTGGCGAAGATCAGAGTTTTGAAGGTAGGACCGTTCTCGCTCCCGGCTACACCATCGGTTACCTCCCTCAGGAACCGTTGGTGGATGAAACCCGCACCGTGCGAGAGGTGGTGGAAGAAGGCTTAGCGGAACTGGTTCAGATTCGTGACGAGTACGAAGCCATCAACGCTAAATTTTCCGAGCCCATGGAACCGGATGAAATGGACGCGCTTATCACCCGCCAGGGTGAAGTGCAGGATCTTATGGACAGTAAGGATGTCTGGGAACTGGACTCCAGGCTTGAAATGGCCATGGACGCCTTGCGTTGCCCTCCGCCGGACACATCGGTTTCGGTGATTTCGGGCGGTGAACGCCGTCGTGTGGCCTTGTGCCGCCTGCTGCTGAAAAACCCGGACATCCTGCTTCTGGATGAACCCACCAACCATCTGGACGCTGAATCGGTATCCTGGTTGGAACGTTTCTTAAAAACTTTCCCCGGTACTGTAATTGCCGTAACCCACGACCGTTATTTCCTTGACAACGTGGCTGGATGGATTCTTGAACTTGATCGCGGGCGCGGCATTCCCTGGCAGGGCAATTACTCTTCCTGGCTGGAACAAAAGCAACAACGTCTGGCCAATGAAGAAAAAAGCGAATCCGAACGTCAGAAGACCCTGGCCCGCGAACTTGAGTGGATCCGCATGGCTCCCAAAGGACGTCACGCCAAGAGCAAAGCCAGGATCAACGCTTATGAAGCTCTGCTTTCCCATGAGTCTGAGCGCTTGGGTAAGGATTTGGAAATATACATTCCACCGGGACCGCGCTTGGGTAAGATTGTCATTGAAGCCGAAAATGTCAGCAAAGCTATGGGCGACAAGGTGCTCGTGGAAAACATGAGCTTCATGATTCCGGCTGGAGCCATCGTCGGTATCATCGGCCCAAACGGAGCCGGTAAAACCACTCTTTTTACGATGATCACCGGACAGGAAAAGCCAGACAGTGGTACCCTAAAAGTCGGTGAAACCGTTAAGTTGGCTTACGTGGACCAAAACCGCGACTCCCTTGAGCCCGAAAAAACCGTCTATGAAGTTATCAGCGACGGCAACGACGTTATCAAGCTAGGCAACCGCGAGATTAACTCTCGGGCTTATTGCGCGCGCTTCAACATCATGGGACAAGACCAGCAAAAGAAAGTGGACGTGCTATCCGGCGGTGAACGCAATCGCGTTCATCTGGCCAAGATGCTGAAAACCGGGGCCAACGTAATCCTTCTTGACGAACCCACCAACGACCTGGACGTGAACACCATGCGGGCCCTAGAAGATGCATTGGAGAACTTTGCCGGTTGCGTGTTGGTCGTCAGCCATGACCGCTGGTTCCTTGATCGCATCGCGAGTCACATCATGGCTTTTGAGGGTGATTCCGTCGTGACCTTCTTTGAGGGTAATTACTCGGAGTACGAAGCCGATCGCAAAAAACGCCTTGGTAAAGAAGCCGATCAGCCGCATCGACTGAAGTTCAGAAAACTTACCCGTTAGGACGCTGCTGAAAACCCCTGGAGTTTGCATTCGGAAAATCGGGGGTTGGCGCACGACGAAGCAGTTTAGGCAGGTTTGCCCAGTGGGTGAAGCGATAGAAGAGTTTGACTTTAACGTTTTAGGTGACGCAATGCAACGGATGGTGCAAGGTGGCGCCTATGGATAAGTGTTGGGTGTGCCAGCGATTTCAAGGGTTCCGGCAATGGGCTGGAACCCTTTTCCTTTTACACCAACATTTAGTATAGAACCCGTTTCTGAAGGAATGGGAGTAGCTAACTGAGTGGTAAAATGGCAGACTGATGGACTGAATGGAGGGGGCTTTATCGCTCGTTGACCATACGCGTGCTTGAATGGCAATTGTTTTAAATTGCTTGCGGATATAGCGGAAGGCCATTTTGACGTGGAAAGACTAAAATCTGTTCAAAATAGTATGGGGCAACAGCATTCGTCTTACTTTAAAGCAAGAGTAATAAAAACGATAAAACCTCAATTGGGGAGCTTTTTTAACTTCCCGCATTGAGGTTTTTATATAAATCACTTTTTCATTAATTCCAGAAAGGTATGTAAAGCGCGTCGCTGATCAGGCGTTAAGGTTTTTGCAACTGTGATGAGTTGTCTAATGTCGAGAGAGAGTTCGGTTTCGTCGGAAAAAAAGTCTCCTAAACTAATTTTTAAGCCGACGCATATTTTGCTT
This genomic window from uncultured Anaeromusa sp. contains:
- a CDS encoding DUF6765 family protein, yielding MQKDFHYDVIYVLATWAGFNPDEARILAYASQYVDDANNSGRIKFSNGASYTRTSSAHESFDVIHNADDVENRNVWLPFHFLPGNGGHPKGKGEDISLIERIICTPDSFVAREMVKEAINNCDKPYGLHRFGIAMHTYADTWAHWGFAGVKDGVNKVKEISRENEEGVFELLDLAQQAESQAIGEALPVGHGPALHNPDLPFLKKWKFSFIEDLNRGEQTYPNTDFFLKAAENIIKSMRAFIDYRQSHVPLADDLSALFEKYSGLTNEQKAIIEDIFINVKDEEENKRHEIWRDKAQGGEIPGISSIPSYAAKNEGSWKFDAVGAIGEKDTLGDIFEYDSNFINSDWKKFHDGLQMQRSYILLELLPSYGICVS
- a CDS encoding IS256 family transposase → MAYQNSTVPFEKMLMKFVLDEEPMVSMLKWLCERLMEAEVEGKLGAEKSERSEERQGYRSGYRVRRFDTRMGTMYLMVPKIRNGGYIPFFVEAKKRSEAALMSVIQEAYVNGVSTRKMDRLTKTLGIESISRGQVSVLTKELNEQVEAFRQRKLDATYPVLWVDALYERIRDNRAVKNMAVLVVTGINTEGKRDILAVEPMYEESATTYTKLFDNLKERGIEKVWLVVSDAHKGLVKAVRESFVGCSWQRCKVHFMRNILGCVSSRDKKFFAEKLKQIWLQPDYDSAKKYANWLMNEYEGKYPQAIATLEEGLEESLQFFNFRQIDARKIASTNLLERLNREIRRRTKVVGIFPSMDSYIRLVTSYLIEYSEDWSSGRSYINPMLITELQQQLSKSA
- a CDS encoding IS3 family transposase, with the translated sequence MYSEGQKKRAIALYDQCKSVTKVIQRLGYPTRQALYNWITERDLPSRTKASRRQWNNKPDHPRHPPVELKLATIHRCFELGENVQWVSEEIGYSRASIYNWRKAYILKGAAALMNSGDDPRGKLSEGKPTSSKEVEQLKAQMQDMQMEIDILKETLEVLKKDPGIDMTTLRNLEKAVIVDALRDKYSLPLLLRKLNLSKSSYYYQHKQASAPDKYEVLRLHIKALFAENSRRYGYRRIHGWLAREGIHISEKIVRRIMSECGLIVESKRKTKKYNSYKGEISPAVPNVIKRNFHADAPNEKWLTDITEFAIPSGKVYLSPIVDCFDGMLAAWKISTVPDANLVNGMLDDAVSILCKNEQPLVHTDRGCHYRWPGWISRMKNAGLQRSMSKKGCSPDNSACEGLFGRLKNEMFYNRNWSGVSIHQFIEALNNYLIWYNETRIKTSLGNRSPLEYRRSLGLVA
- a CDS encoding recombinase family protein, whose translation is MQELHLEQFSAIAKHLEQHSIPSPAGKKKWQATVVQSILTNEKYKGHALMQKTYCANFLTKKMVKNTGQVQQYYVENSHPAIIEPDEFDAVQLEFERRKSLGLPTSTTSIFSSKLVCADCGGHFGKKVWGSYKSDKTYRKEIWRCNAKYKRLDKPGNGCQTPHLTEDEIKARFLVAFNKMMSSRAGLIEDCRLAQGVLCDTSAIDAELVELLREIEVVSELSRKAILESARTAVNQSEWAERNNAYLERHRKATKRVDELEAAKRERIGKAKTIDGFIKDIKSRPLVITDFDEKLWLSPIPPRWLRMAR
- the ettA gene encoding energy-dependent translational throttle protein EttA, whose amino-acid sequence is MSQEIDKIIYSMIRVSKKHGQKEVLKDISLSYFYGAKIGVLGLNGSGKSSLLKILAGEDQSFEGRTVLAPGYTIGYLPQEPLVDETRTVREVVEEGLAELVQIRDEYEAINAKFSEPMEPDEMDALITRQGEVQDLMDSKDVWELDSRLEMAMDALRCPPPDTSVSVISGGERRRVALCRLLLKNPDILLLDEPTNHLDAESVSWLERFLKTFPGTVIAVTHDRYFLDNVAGWILELDRGRGIPWQGNYSSWLEQKQQRLANEEKSESERQKTLARELEWIRMAPKGRHAKSKARINAYEALLSHESERLGKDLEIYIPPGPRLGKIVIEAENVSKAMGDKVLVENMSFMIPAGAIVGIIGPNGAGKTTLFTMITGQEKPDSGTLKVGETVKLAYVDQNRDSLEPEKTVYEVISDGNDVIKLGNREINSRAYCARFNIMGQDQQKKVDVLSGGERNRVHLAKMLKTGANVILLDEPTNDLDVNTMRALEDALENFAGCVLVVSHDRWFLDRIASHIMAFEGDSVVTFFEGNYSEYEADRKKRLGKEADQPHRLKFRKLTR
- a CDS encoding helix-turn-helix transcriptional regulator yields the protein MNISKRIIELRKAKGYSTNKLATLAGLSQGFVRQVELGEKQPTVDSLSKICVGLKISLGDFFSDETELSLDIRQLITVAKTLTPDQRRALHTFLELMKK